AACTGTGTGTAAGTGCATTCAAGTTTTTTTTCAGGCACTGTGCATTCTGCATTCGAGTTTCTTTTCATGCACTGTGCATTCGAGTTTTTTTTCAGGCACTGTGCATTCTGCAtttgagtttcttttcatgcaCTGTGCATTCGAGTTGCTTCTTCAAGCCCTACAATacgataaaaattaaaaaaacccccAAAAATCATAAATCAAAAATAAGAAACAGCCAGAAAACCGGATTTTATGGAGTTAAAAACGAAAAGACCAAGTAAAACGGTATTAAACTAGAGTAAGTAAATCCCCCTAAACTTCCGTTATGGAGGATATGCGCATGAGCATGCATGATGGGGTATACAATTTTGGGTGCTTTATAGCCTGAGCCCTCTTCCCTAGTCCGGTTATAGAATTTACGATGGAATTTCCAGATCTTCACGACTGGATATTGGATGTATTCAAAAGGGTTAGGGCCGAGGGACGCAGGATTTTGGGCAACGGCTCCACAGGTAAATATGTTAAAGATGTTGTTTTCGCTGACAATAAATACACACTGCAGTTCTCCGTTGTTTACCCCAAAGGACGAATGGCTCTGTGTATCGAGTTCTTGATGAGCGGCTCTCTGCTACACGCTTTGACATGTGATTTAGGGATATATGATATTCAGAATGATAAAAAAACAATGGAACACAATTTTCTTCCTCTGTCTTCATTTTTGTTTTGGGGTTTATTCTCGCCTCTTTCCTCCGATGAAGAACAAGCAGGTTTCCTACGTTTTTCTTTCTTACAATCTTTATTAGACATAGAGGGACACATAATTGAACCCCCAGAATACAAGCAGTTATTTAACTCCCTAATTGCTGTGACATGTTCTTCTTTTCTTTCCTACTCGGTTTGACAAAGAATCTGATGTGTTTTCTTCCTGCTCCAAAATCTTGGCGGAAGCACACCAAAAAGTTCGTTTACTCCTTGGACCTGCTGGGATAGATCATTTCATGCTTCATTGGGCTTCCCGATTCACCGCAGAATCATTAGCTTGCCCTAAGCCGTATCCATCCATGTTGAAAATTTCAGGCAACTTACACACCAGGAGATCGTGGTTGGTTACGTCATATTCTCCACTGCTTTCTATGCAGATCATGAGCAAATTTGCGACCGCTGAAAGACGTCTCCATCGAGCTTTGAGTTACTACATGCTACGCTGCAGCTTTCAGTTCAGCTACATTGTAAATGTTCTTTCAGATTTGATTGAAGTTGGGCTGCACTTAAATGATATCACGTGCGATGTGCTTCCATTGGAACCAATGTACCTCGAGTCTATGACTATCATAGGTGATTTTCCAAATGAACGACACTTCCCTGCTAAAATCCGCTTGAGAGTTGGCGCTGAGAATGAATGGGCTGTCCATTCGGTTTCTTTGTCTCGATCATCGCCGAATCCGTACGAGGCCACATTCAGACCACCCAAGAATGCAGGTTTCACTCTAGCTACATCCACGGTGAGGATGAAACAAAATTGGGCCTTTGAGGAGTCAGTCGTCAACTTCAGCGATGCACAAATGGATTGGACTCTGTATGATAGC
The nucleotide sequence above comes from Cryptomeria japonica chromosome 11, Sugi_1.0, whole genome shotgun sequence. Encoded proteins:
- the LOC131070513 gene encoding uncharacterized protein LOC131070513, with translation MLHWASRFTAESLACPKPYPSMLKISGNLHTRRSWLVTSYSPLLSMQIMSKFATAERRLHRALSYYMLRCSFQFSYIVNVLSDLIEVGLHLNDITCDVLPLEPMYLESMTIIGDFPNERHFPAKIRLRVGAENEWAVHSVSLSRSSPNPYEATFRPPKNAGFTLATSTVRMKQNWAFEESVVNFSDAQMDWTLYDSTTRKTVFSCEPPKFSVLVPKTWPISRYFKARRAFTEEGEAAFAKDVYSNPIIWRLSKSLEGQTLKWIVQGSIFLTYWPNTLGTRFSETRCHDFREEVDLPLLPSSSFTPN